The following DNA comes from Acidobacteriota bacterium.
CCACCCATAACCCGATGTTTTTCCAGGTCGAAGGCTTAAACGTGGCCGAAGGCATCACCATGGGCGATTTAAAAGGCACATTACAGGTGTTTCTGGAACGGCTGTTTGAGAGTCCAGTGACGCTTCGGTTTCGCCCAAGCTACTTTCCATTCGTTGAGCCCGGTGCTGAAACCGATTGCCTGTGTGTCTTTTGCAACGGTTCTGGGTGTCGGGTCTGTAAACAATCCGGATGGATTGAAATGGGTGGCTCCGGGATGGTTCATCCCAATGTCCTGCGTGCCTGCAACATTGACCCGGATGTGTATTCCGGCTTTGCCTTTGGCTTTGGTCTGGACCGTCTGGCGGCGATGCTCTACAGCATTGATGACATTCGCAACTATTTCATTAACGACCTGCGGTTTTTAGAACAGTTTTAAGATCCCCACCCACTGACGCAGGTGGTACCGACAAACCCACCCGCTGACGCAGGTGGTACTGACATTTGTACTCTGAAGAAATATGAAAATTAGTTACAACTGGCTGCGCAATTACGTCAAAACGGAACTTTCTCCACGGGAACTGGCAAACAAGCTGACCAATGTTGGTCTGGCCGTGGATTCAATTGATCCGCACGAAGCAGACTTCATTTTGGACTTTGACCTGACTTCAAATCGTCCAGATGCCCTGTCACATATCGGCATGGCGCGCGAAGCGGCGGCAGTGTCGGGGGTTCCGGTCGAATATCCAGCGGTTTCAATCCACGAATCAGAGACCAGGATTGAAGACCTGACATCAGTCACGATTGAAAATCCGGAATTGTGCCCGCGCTATACGGCGCGAATGATTCGCGGCATCAAGGTTGGTCCCTCTCCGGCCTGGCTGGTTGAGCGGCTGGCAGCCGTTGGTCAACGCAGCATCAATAATGTGGTGGATGTAACCAATTTTGTGTTACTCGAACTTGGTCACCCGCTCCATGCTTTTGATTATGACCTGCTTGGCGAGCATCGGATTGTGGTTCGCACGGCTCGCGAAGGCGAAACGCTGACCACGCTTGATGGGACTGAACGTCAGCTCACCCCCCAGATGCTGGTGATTGCCGACGGAAAAAAAGCGGTGGCGATGGCTGGCGTGATGGGCGGTGCCAATAGCGAAATCGGAGATGAAACGGTCAATGTGTTGATTGAAAGCGCCTACTTTGAACCGGCTCAGGTTCGGCGGACGTCCCGCGCCCTCGATTTGCACACCGAAGCGTCCCATCGGTTTGAACGCGGCGCGGATTGTGAAATGCCGGTTCTGGCCCTCAATCGGTGTACCCAGTTGATCCAGGAAGTTGCGGGTGGGGAAGTTGTCGCTGGTGTGATTGACGCGTACCCGAATCCTCCAGCCCGAAAATCAATTCAGTTGCGACGAAGCCGTGTCCGTACCCTGTCTGGCGTTGATGTCAGCGCGGAACGCGTCGAATCGGCACTCAACGCGCTTGGATTTGTCTTTGAAACCGTCACGCCGGGCGAAGCGTGGCAGGTGGTTGGCCCGACCTACCGGGTTGATATCAATATCGAAGAGGATCTGGTTGAAGAAGTGATCCGCATGGTTGGCTACGCCGAGATTCCGACCACGCTGCCAGGTTGGGGTGGGGCTGGAAGTTACCTGACCGGTGAAACACAACGCCGTTGGATTCGCCAATGTCTGGTTGGGCAGGGATTTTCTGAGGCCATTTCCTTCAGTTGGGCCAGTGATGCCGATGTGCGGGCACTGGGGGCTGATGGGCCGCTGGTGATTACCAACCCGATTGACAAAACTGAAGATCGAATGCGCCCGATTTTGCTTTCTGGCCTGGTCAAAGCTGTGGCGCACAATTTCAACTATGGCACTGACAACGTGCGACTGTTTGAAATTGGGAAGGTTTTTGAAGGCTCGCTGGATGGATTTCAGGAAGCTGAACACCTGGCTCTGGTCGTGACCGGTGCTCCCAATACCCGAGACTGGAGCAACCAGGCCCGAACCGAAACCTTCCACACGCTCAAAGGCATTCTCGAAAGTATTTTGGCGGCACTCCAAATTCAAGGCGCACGGTTTGTTCTTCCAGAAGGTGATCTTCCGCAAGCCTATTTCCCAGGTCAGACCGCGCAGGTCGTTGTGGATGGAAAAGCGATTGGCTGGCTTGGCCGGATGAGTGTGCCGGCTACGGAACATTTCAAGCTCAAACAGCCGGTGTACCTGTGTGAAGTCACACTGGGTGCGCTCCTGCAGCGTCCGCAAACATTTGCACCATATCGGCCACTTCCGAAATTCCCAAGCGTCGAGCGTGATATTTCGGCTCTGGTCGGAATGGATGTTGCCTATGGGACTATTGAGCAGACCGTTTTTGGCCTGGGGTTGCCGGCCTTCAAATCCATGACCTTGAAAGAGGTGTTTACCGGGAAACAGGTTCCGTCGGGGAAGCGTTCGCTGACGTTGAATTTATGTTACCGATTGGAAAATCGCACCTTGACAGATCAGGAAGTAAGCGCGCAGCATGCGCAGGTACTGGCCGCCTTACAAAGCCAACTTGGTGCTGAAATCCGCTAAAAATCCCAAAAAACTGCATTAACGCATCTCGAATCCCATTCGAAGCGCGGTTGTATCAAGACTTTACAGTGTAACCTGACTGTAACGCCGTGTTACAGTGTGCCGAAATTCCACTTTTTTGATCGGGCAAGGGGAGTCTCAGGGGAGGCAAATGTGACTGTACTCACTGGAATGGAAAAATTTAACCACCTTGAAGATAAGCTGTATCGCATTGTGGAGCAGTTCAAAGCCACCCGACAGGAAAAGGAAAGCCTGGACCGGGAGGTAACCACGCTCCGCCGTGAGATGAACTATCTGGCTGAGGAAAACGAGCGCTTGAAAGAGCGCATCGAGCAGATGATGAGCGAGCGGGATACCATTAAACTCAAAGTCGAGGCTATGCTGGATGCCATCGCATTGGTTGACCCTGAGATTGCAGAAACCGCAAAGCGCATGTAGGTAGCCGGCCCTCAACATTGAGCAATTTTCACTCAGAGCCAATTATGAGGACTCACGCCTATGCCTATATCGAGTGACGGTCAAAATCGAAATGAAGTGGTTTCACAAACCGTAGACGTCCGCATTTACAATCAAACCTATTCCATTCGCGGTGGAAACAGCGTCTATATCAAAAAACTGGCCAGTTATGTTGACCAGCGAATGCGCGAAGTCGCTCAGGCTACGCATACCGTAGACACCCTCCGGGTGGCAATCCTGGCGGCGCTCAATATTTCCGACGAACTCTTTAAAACTCAAGAGAAGGTTGACGAACTCGACAGCAAAATTGCCGAACGCAGTTCGGAATATGCCAATCTGCTTGATAGTGTGCTCAAGAAAACCGGACCGCCGACTCCGTGAGTCATTCAAGCCCTGAGCCCGACTTCTTCAGCCCTGATTCCTTATGTTTGTTTCTTATTCACCAGGCTACTTTGTGGATATCGGGGAAGTTCATGTTTTTCCGATGCGTAAGTTTCCTCTGATTTATGAACAGCTTACGGCTGAAGGGACTGTGGATCTGGCCCGAGTTGTCGAACCCACCCTGGCATCGCCGGATGATATTTTGCTTGTCCACACCCGAGATTACTGGACACGGCTCGCCGCAGGTGAGCTGACAGCGCGGGAACTTCGCAAATTAGGGTTTCCCTGGTCGCCAGCTCTGGTGCGGCGTTCGCAACTGGCTGTGCAAGGAACCCTGACTGCAGCCCGATATGCGCTGGCTGAAGGCATTGCCGGAAATATTGCCGGCGGCACACATCACGCTTTTCCTGGTCATGGCGAAGGGTTTTGCGTGCTCAATGATGTTGCGATTGCCATTCGGGTGCTGCAACGCGATGGTGATCTTCATCGGGTGGCAATTGTGGATTGTGATGTGCATCAGGGAAATGCCAACGCCGTCATCTTCGAAGGGGAATCAGATGTCTTCACGTTTTCAATGCACGGGGAAGGGAATTATCCGTTACAAAAAATGCGCAGCACCCTCGACCTGCACCTTCCCAACGGAATGACGGATGAACCATATCTGGAATTACTGGAGCGTCATGTAACCCAAATTTTGGTCGAATTTCAGCCCGATCTGGTCTTTTATCTGGCGGGTGTTGATCCTTACCACAAGGACCGTTTCGGAAAACTGGCGTTGACACTTGACGGGCTCAAGCGTCGTGACCGGCTGGTATTTGAATTGTGTCAGGCCCGATCAATTCCTGTAACCATCACACTGTCGGGCGGTTACGCAATCCCAACTGAAGATACCGTCAACGCTCATTGCAATACCTTTCGAGCCGCCAGGGAAGTGTTTGAGGATTGACGGGTTCCGGGTTCCGGGTTTTCGAACTGATTACCTTTCCGTTTTTTCTATCGTTTCTGTCCTTTTCCTACTCTCCTCCCTCATCCCCATAAGCGCCAGCCTTGAGCCCTCCTCCTCAACTATCTTCACTTTCAGCGTGAAGAACCACTTTGTTTGCACTCAACAAGCGTGATATTTTAAGCTCTCATCGCACAGGGAACACAAACGAATCTTTTTTTCCACCACGCTACTAATTTCGAAGGATGAGTTTTGAATGATGAAACAGCGAACCATTTGATACTCAATCAGATGGCTTCTTCATAATTCATAATTCGGAATTCATAATTTTATCGAGCGCAGCCGCATCGCCAACTGGTTGTCAACTCCCCGGCCCTCAAGGGCCAGGTTTGAGTCGTGCCAAGGCCCGACGCCACGCTTGGAGTGGCCGAAATGTTTTGGTCTGGTTCAAGCCTCGGTTGACCAGACCCCCTGGCGAAATCCAGGGAACCGATAGGGAAGAAATTAGGTACCGGCGAATGCCACCTCAGTCCGCCGCTCTACGGTGACGTGTTAAAAGGGACGGGAGGGAGTTCCAGTGCGCGTCACGTCAAACCTTCCCATATCCGGTCGAGAGGAGGACGGATTCAACCAATGGTCACAGTTGGTTGATACGCATACCTCTCCACAAGGAGAAGAGAGAACATTTTTCTTATGTTCGTTTTTGTCTATGTGTTGAATTGTGATGGGAAACCGTTGATGCCGACGTCGCCGGCCAAGGCGAGGTTGTTACTCAAAGAGGGGAAGGCGAAAGTGGTTCGGAAAACACCGTTCACGATCAAACTGCGGTTTGGTTCATCGGGATACAAGCAAGAGGTTGTGGCTGGGATGGACACGGGAAGCACCAGGGTGGGAACGGCGGCGGTGGCAAACGGGAACGTGGTCTACCAGGCGGAAGTCACCGTGCGTACTGATGTTTCGCGCAAGATGGAACAACGAAAGATGTACCGCCGCAGCCGAAAAACACGCTATCGCCAGGCGAGATTTGAGAATCGGGGAGCATCGCGCCGCAAAGGCCGGTTGCCGCCGTCAATCCAAAGCAAAGTCGAGTCGCACCTGCGGGAACGCCGACAAATTGAATCGATCTTGCCGGTCACGCGTTGGAAAGTTGAATTGGCTGCCTTTGATATTCACAAACTGGTCAACCCGGAGGTGGCCGGAGTTGCCTATCAAACCGGACCGCTCAAAGACTGGTACAACACCAAAGCGTATGTGCTGCACCGTGATGGACATCGCTGCCAAAGCGGACAAAAGATCCAGCACAGCGTCAAACTCAATGTCCATCACGTCCAGTTCAAAAGCCGCCAGGGTGGCAACCGGCCTGAGAATCTCCTGACCTTGTGTCTGACCTGCCACACGGATTTGCACGACGGAAAGTTTGAAATCAAACCCAGGCGAAATGTCACCAAACCAGCCACCGAAGTCAGTGTGATTGCCGCCCAACTCAAGCAGTCGGATTGGGAATTTGAACCGACTTTCGGCTCCGAAACCAAATACAAGCGGGAGCAGTTCCTCAAGTTACCGAAGTCTCACACCACCGATGCGATGGCCATTTGTTGTGAGGACGGCGAAGTGGTCGAAGTCGGGAAGGAAAATGTGTACCTCAAACGTCATGTCAACCAGGGTGACTATCAGCAAACCACCGGCCAACACAGCCAGAAACGGATTCCAACCGGCAAGCTGTTTGGACTCCGCAAGTTTGATTTGATTCAAACCATCAAAGGAACCGGGTTTGTCACCGGCAAGCGCCGGACCGGATATTTTGCATTGGGCGCGATTGACGGCTCTCCATTGACTGGCAGCGTCAACATTAAAACCAACTGTGTCCGGTTGAGGGCCAGAACCACAACCTTAGTTCAAAGCAGGAGCGGCGTTTCCTCCCGGCCCAGCAAAGGCCGGGTCTCCACGCCGAAGATAGGATGAACGAGAATCTCAATGAGGATGTGAAACCCCCGGTTTCGGCTGAACCCGAGCCGGGGGCTGAGCCAGAACCGGAAGCCGAATCAGGAATTGATCCTGAATTGGATGCTGTGTCTGCATTGGCAGCGAAAATTGAAGCTGATACCGAGCCTCTTCCTCCAAGCACTAACCCAAAGGGAGACCAGGATCTGGTACTGCGCTGCCGGGCTGGGGATGCGGCTGCCTGGGAAGGGCTGGTCCGGCTATATTCCCGACGCATCTACAATCTGGCCTACCGGTTTGTCAGCCGCCACGAACAGGCTGAAGATCTGACCCAGGATGTGTTTATGCGGATTTACAAATCGCTCGAACAGTACAACCCGGAAATGGGCGATTTGAGCAACTGGTTGATGCGTCTGGCCCGCAATCTGATTATTGATGATTATCGCCGCCGCCAACGTCAGCCACTTGATGGTGGTGATGATTTAGAAGACCACACCCATTACCTGCGCAGCCGAACCGACAATCCCCACCATACTATTGAACGCAAAGAACGCCGACTTCAGGTCTTTGACGCCATCAATAAGCTCTCGCCTGACTTGCGCCAGTGCGTCATCATGCGTGACATTGATGAACTGACCTATCAGGAAATTGTAGACCGGTTGCAAATCCCAGAAGGAACCGTCAAATCGCGAATCAATCGGGGACGGATTGAGCTGGCAAAAGTACTCCGGCGAATGAAAGTCGTGAGCATTGATTGAAAAACCTGGGACTGAAGAAAACGGGCTGAAGAAAATGGGTTGAGACCCACCTTCTTCAGCCCGATGTCTTTCAGCCCCCAACCCTCAGCCCCATAAGCGCCAGGATAAGGAAATGAGAGCCTGGTTGAGACAAGGAGATCCTCCTCCCGACGGTGGGAGCGGGAGAATATTTTTTCTCCTTGTCCGCTTGTCCCCTTGTCCAGATCGGGTTCTGTTGGCGCTTATGGCCCCCAGCCCCAAGCCCGAAGTCTTCAGCCCCTAATTGGTTGGCACCCACAGCACGCCTTTGCGCAAAATATGGATTTGATTGCGCTGCAAGCCAATTTCAAACAAGTCACATTCCGAAACTTTTTGAATGCACTGGGTGCAGAGTTCATTGAGTTCGCGTTTGGTTTCGTCTTCGATCAGTTGCAGCGTTTCCATCATTTCAATGTATTCCGGATCATTAATCGGAAAACTGGCAATGCCGTCACTACTGGTGACCAGCAATTTTTCACCGCTGGAAAACAGGGCTTCAAGTCGGTATTGACTGGCAAACAACTCGTGCCGACGTTCTATCAGAATGTCATTGATGAAGGTTTCAGGGATTTCGAGTTTGCGACCACGGCGTTCCTGGGCTTCCCGAACCTGAGAAATTTTCATATTGACCCGTCTGATCAGACTATTCAGGTCATTTTCAATGCTGTCGGGCGCCTTTTCGGCAAGTCGGGTGATGAAGTGGTCACGGGTTTCGTCCGGTTCGGAAAAAATATCAAAGTGTGCATTGTGAAAAACTTTCAGCCGAGCGGTGCGCACCAGCTTGTTAAGTTTTTCTTCAATAAACTCGCGGAAGTTTTGGTCAGAGAAATCAAAGCCTTCAGTTTTATGGGGTAGGGGATGGGTCGGCCCCATGGCGATGTTCAGAATGGCGGTATCAGCAAAAGCCGGAATATCCCAATCTACTGAAGCTTGCCCGCGGGGATACCACGCCGTATAGCGTTTTTCCGCTGTATGTTTGATGTGGGCACGCAGGTGATGAAATCGGAGCTGACACTCTAAAAAGACCGCCGGGCGATAGTGGGTAAAGGTTGCCGTGGCTGTTGGCTCAGGGCAAAGCCAGTGCTGCCCGATGTTGAGTTGCGGCGCATCTGTTGACCCCATAATTCCTTGCTCACTCCTGGTTGAAAGACCAGATGCGGATACACTAATCCCGCTCTCGATCAATTAAAATTTTTGGTTCGTTTGCGCGATCCAGGTTTTAAGATTAAAACCCTTTTGATTTCAAATAGATGGAGGCCACTCATTTGGGTTCGCCTGGGTGAAAGCGCGAGGGGAAGAAGGCTTTAAGTGGCAAGAGAAGAAACAGAAACTACCTTCAGTTTGGCGACTCCGGGCAATTATTGCAAGTTAATAAAGTCAGTAGTCAGTAGTCAGTAGTCAGTAGACAAAACCCGGATCGTTGAATCCAGGGAACTCTTGAAAAGAATTGTTCATAACTGACTCAAATAGAATAAAATACACTTGACAGGCAGTTCAAAATCCCAACACTCGACTACTGACTACTGACTACTGACTACTGACTACTGACTACTGACTACTGACTACTGACTACTGACTACTGACTACTGACTACTGACTACTGACTACTGACTACTGACTACTGACTACACTGACTACTGACTACTGACTACTGACTACTGACTACTGACTACTGACTACTGACTACTGACTCCTGACTCCTGGTCACATTTGCTCTGGCACATCAATGCCCATTACGTGCATGGCGGTCTGTAACTGGCGACGAACCAGGGCGAGGAGTGCCAGATAAAACTGCTGGCGGACGGGGTCGGCTTCGCCCAGAACGTGGTATTTGTTTAAAAAGCTGCTCATGGTTTGAGCAATCTGGAAGGCATATTTGGCAATTTGGGCCGGCTCCAGAAATTCAGCCGCCTGAACCAGAACTTCATTCAACTGGAGCGAAAGACTGGTCAATCCCCAGAAAAACTGGCCGTCTTCACCAGTAAAGAAGGTTTGGAGCTTTTCAGGATTGGCTTTTAACACTGACAGCGGGTCGTCGGTGGAAATTCCACGGCGATTGGCTTTGCGATAAATGCTGTTGATTCGGACAGCGGCAAATTGCAGGTAAATGCCGGTCTCGCCCTGTTCTTTGAGGGCTTCTTTAAAGTCAAAAGCAATCACTGTTCCACGGGTGTATTTGAGCAGAAAGTATCGGAGCGCACCAACGGCCACTGTGTGGGCCATGGCCTGTTGGGCTTCAGGAGATTTTTGCTCCTCGGGCGGCAGCGTCGCCTGATGCTCGGTCACGTGGACCAGCGCGCTGGTTTCCAGGCGGTCCAGCAGGTCATCGGCTTTGACACCAAGTCCTTTGCGACCACTCATGCTCACAATGGTTCGTTTGCGTTCCTCTTCGTCCA
Coding sequences within:
- a CDS encoding phenylalanine--tRNA ligase subunit beta, encoding MKISYNWLRNYVKTELSPRELANKLTNVGLAVDSIDPHEADFILDFDLTSNRPDALSHIGMAREAAAVSGVPVEYPAVSIHESETRIEDLTSVTIENPELCPRYTARMIRGIKVGPSPAWLVERLAAVGQRSINNVVDVTNFVLLELGHPLHAFDYDLLGEHRIVVRTAREGETLTTLDGTERQLTPQMLVIADGKKAVAMAGVMGGANSEIGDETVNVLIESAYFEPAQVRRTSRALDLHTEASHRFERGADCEMPVLALNRCTQLIQEVAGGEVVAGVIDAYPNPPARKSIQLRRSRVRTLSGVDVSAERVESALNALGFVFETVTPGEAWQVVGPTYRVDINIEEDLVEEVIRMVGYAEIPTTLPGWGGAGSYLTGETQRRWIRQCLVGQGFSEAISFSWASDADVRALGADGPLVITNPIDKTEDRMRPILLSGLVKAVAHNFNYGTDNVRLFEIGKVFEGSLDGFQEAEHLALVVTGAPNTRDWSNQARTETFHTLKGILESILAALQIQGARFVLPEGDLPQAYFPGQTAQVVVDGKAIGWLGRMSVPATEHFKLKQPVYLCEVTLGALLQRPQTFAPYRPLPKFPSVERDISALVGMDVAYGTIEQTVFGLGLPAFKSMTLKEVFTGKQVPSGKRSLTLNLCYRLENRTLTDQEVSAQHAQVLAALQSQLGAEIR
- a CDS encoding cell division protein ZapA — encoded protein: MPISSDGQNRNEVVSQTVDVRIYNQTYSIRGGNSVYIKKLASYVDQRMREVAQATHTVDTLRVAILAALNISDELFKTQEKVDELDSKIAERSSEYANLLDSVLKKTGPPTP
- a CDS encoding HNH endonuclease codes for the protein MFVFVYVLNCDGKPLMPTSPAKARLLLKEGKAKVVRKTPFTIKLRFGSSGYKQEVVAGMDTGSTRVGTAAVANGNVVYQAEVTVRTDVSRKMEQRKMYRRSRKTRYRQARFENRGASRRKGRLPPSIQSKVESHLRERRQIESILPVTRWKVELAAFDIHKLVNPEVAGVAYQTGPLKDWYNTKAYVLHRDGHRCQSGQKIQHSVKLNVHHVQFKSRQGGNRPENLLTLCLTCHTDLHDGKFEIKPRRNVTKPATEVSVIAAQLKQSDWEFEPTFGSETKYKREQFLKLPKSHTTDAMAICCEDGEVVEVGKENVYLKRHVNQGDYQQTTGQHSQKRIPTGKLFGLRKFDLIQTIKGTGFVTGKRRTGYFALGAIDGSPLTGSVNIKTNCVRLRARTTTLVQSRSGVSSRPSKGRVSTPKIG
- a CDS encoding sigma-70 family RNA polymerase sigma factor; protein product: MNENLNEDVKPPVSAEPEPGAEPEPEAESGIDPELDAVSALAAKIEADTEPLPPSTNPKGDQDLVLRCRAGDAAAWEGLVRLYSRRIYNLAYRFVSRHEQAEDLTQDVFMRIYKSLEQYNPEMGDLSNWLMRLARNLIIDDYRRRQRQPLDGGDDLEDHTHYLRSRTDNPHHTIERKERRLQVFDAINKLSPDLRQCVIMRDIDELTYQEIVDRLQIPEGTVKSRINRGRIELAKVLRRMKVVSID
- a CDS encoding histone deacetylase, translated to MFVSYSPGYFVDIGEVHVFPMRKFPLIYEQLTAEGTVDLARVVEPTLASPDDILLVHTRDYWTRLAAGELTARELRKLGFPWSPALVRRSQLAVQGTLTAARYALAEGIAGNIAGGTHHAFPGHGEGFCVLNDVAIAIRVLQRDGDLHRVAIVDCDVHQGNANAVIFEGESDVFTFSMHGEGNYPLQKMRSTLDLHLPNGMTDEPYLELLERHVTQILVEFQPDLVFYLAGVDPYHKDRFGKLALTLDGLKRRDRLVFELCQARSIPVTITLSGGYAIPTEDTVNAHCNTFRAAREVFED